A stretch of the uncultured Trichococcus sp. genome encodes the following:
- a CDS encoding DUF951 domain-containing protein: protein MVQQDYGLHDVVEMKKPHPCKNNSWEIIRMGMDIRIKCLKCGQMVMMPRREFEKKMKKVLTKAEETVE from the coding sequence TTGGTACAACAAGATTATGGATTGCATGATGTGGTCGAAATGAAAAAACCGCATCCCTGCAAAAACAACTCATGGGAAATCATCCGAATGGGTATGGACATCCGGATCAAATGCCTGAAATGCGGGCAGATGGTCATGATGCCGCGACGCGAATTCGAGAAAAAGATGAAAAAAGTACTGACTAAGGCAGAAGAAACTGTCGAGTAA
- a CDS encoding ParB/RepB/Spo0J family partition protein, which produces MANKNSKGLGRGIDALFSNFEDIEKIDEKTEKVQEIPLDEIRPNPYQPRKTFDDSTLRELADSIMLNGVIQPVILRQSSVKGYEIIAGERRVRASRLAGKTTIPAIVREFDETAMIEVAILENLQREDLTPLEEAEGYQTLMNKLNLTQVDVAQRLGKSRPYIANHLRLLNLPQDVKRMLQEGLISMGQARTLLGLNDESLISELAKRAAEEGITVRHLELLVQQLNNPGDVAKKKTKKKKETKPVYIKESEERLMDKFGTSVQISSKGEKGKIEIEYLSPADLTRILDILQISLDD; this is translated from the coding sequence ATGGCGAATAAAAACAGCAAAGGGCTTGGACGCGGCATCGACGCGCTCTTCAGTAACTTTGAAGATATCGAGAAGATCGATGAAAAAACAGAAAAGGTACAGGAGATCCCTTTAGACGAGATCCGTCCCAATCCTTATCAGCCACGGAAAACCTTCGATGACTCGACTTTGCGGGAATTGGCTGACTCGATCATGCTGAACGGCGTCATCCAACCAGTTATCCTGCGCCAATCCAGCGTAAAAGGCTATGAAATCATTGCAGGCGAACGCCGCGTCCGTGCTTCCCGTTTGGCGGGCAAAACAACAATCCCGGCAATCGTCCGTGAATTTGACGAGACGGCAATGATAGAAGTCGCCATTCTGGAAAATCTGCAGCGGGAAGACCTGACTCCGCTGGAAGAGGCGGAAGGCTACCAAACCTTGATGAACAAACTGAATCTTACGCAAGTCGATGTAGCCCAGAGATTAGGCAAGAGCCGTCCTTACATCGCCAACCATCTGCGCCTGTTGAATCTGCCGCAGGACGTCAAACGGATGCTGCAAGAAGGATTGATCTCCATGGGGCAAGCCCGTACGCTTTTAGGGTTGAATGATGAATCGTTGATCAGCGAACTGGCAAAACGAGCTGCTGAAGAAGGCATCACGGTCAGGCATCTGGAATTGCTGGTCCAACAACTGAACAATCCCGGAGACGTCGCCAAAAAGAAAACCAAGAAGAAAAAAGAAACGAAACCGGTATACATCAAAGAGAGCGAAGAACGTTTGATGGACAAATTCGGGACATCCGTACAGATATCCAGCAAGGGCGAAAAAGGCAAGATCGAGATCGAATACCTTTCGCCAGCCGATCTGACCCGGATTTTGGATATCCTGCAAATTTCCCTGGACGATTAA
- the rsmG gene encoding 16S rRNA (guanine(527)-N(7))-methyltransferase RsmG has product MNPEQFAQALAEKGILLNETQLEQYATYLRLLREWNEKINLTAITEPDEVYLKHFYDSISLGFHMDFTKEEVTLCDVGAGAGFPSIPLKIAFPKLQVTIVDSLNKRITFLETLVAELGLTGVSCFHDRAETFGQNKKFRAQFDVVTARAVARLSVLSELCLPLVKKGGTFVAMKAASTEEELHDAERAIATLGGKLEEDIFFELPNNAGERHIVKIKKTKETPKTYPRKAGTPNKNPL; this is encoded by the coding sequence ATGAATCCAGAACAATTTGCCCAGGCCCTTGCCGAAAAAGGGATCCTTTTGAATGAAACGCAACTCGAACAATACGCAACTTATTTGCGCCTATTGCGCGAATGGAACGAAAAAATCAACCTGACAGCCATCACCGAGCCGGATGAAGTCTATCTGAAGCATTTCTATGACTCCATCTCATTGGGATTCCACATGGATTTCACCAAAGAGGAAGTCACGCTTTGCGATGTGGGTGCCGGTGCCGGGTTCCCGAGCATCCCGCTCAAGATCGCCTTCCCGAAATTGCAGGTGACGATTGTGGACTCATTGAACAAACGGATCACTTTCCTGGAGACTCTGGTTGCCGAATTAGGTTTGACGGGGGTTTCCTGTTTCCATGATCGTGCGGAGACTTTCGGACAGAACAAGAAATTCCGCGCCCAATTCGATGTGGTGACGGCACGTGCGGTCGCGCGCTTGAGTGTCCTGAGCGAACTGTGTTTGCCGCTGGTCAAAAAAGGCGGGACTTTTGTCGCGATGAAAGCGGCCAGCACGGAAGAAGAGCTCCACGATGCAGAGCGCGCCATCGCAACTCTGGGCGGCAAACTCGAAGAGGATATCTTTTTTGAACTGCCGAATAATGCAGGCGAACGCCATATCGTGAAGATCAAGAAAACGAAAGAAACGCCGAAGACCTACCCGAGAAAAGCCGGGACACCGAACAAAAATCCATTGTAA
- a CDS encoding AAA family ATPase gives MARIIAVANQKGGVGKTTTTVNLAASLAYLGKKVLLIDSDAQGNATSGLGISKADVEKDIYDVLVNQEPIENVIRESSRENLWVVPATIQLAGAEIELTNQPHREARLYEAVQSLREEYDFIFIDCPPSLGHLTINAFTASDSVLIPVQCEYYALEGLSQLLNTFRLVQKHFNKDLKLEGVLLTMLDARTNLGFEVVDEVKKYFKEKVYKTIIPRNVRLSEAPSYGQSIVDYDIRSKGAEVYLELAKEVLADGE, from the coding sequence ATGGCACGGATTATTGCAGTCGCAAATCAGAAAGGCGGCGTCGGAAAAACGACGACCACCGTCAATTTAGCAGCTTCTTTGGCCTACTTAGGCAAAAAAGTGTTATTGATAGATAGTGATGCCCAGGGGAACGCCACCAGCGGGCTCGGCATTTCAAAAGCAGATGTTGAAAAAGATATATATGATGTTTTAGTGAACCAAGAACCCATCGAGAATGTCATCAGAGAATCCTCACGGGAAAATTTGTGGGTCGTGCCTGCAACCATCCAATTGGCGGGCGCCGAAATCGAGTTGACGAATCAGCCGCATCGAGAAGCGCGCCTTTATGAGGCAGTGCAGTCGTTGCGTGAGGAATACGACTTCATCTTCATCGATTGCCCGCCATCACTGGGTCATTTGACGATCAATGCCTTCACCGCCAGTGATTCGGTTCTGATTCCGGTTCAGTGCGAATACTATGCCTTGGAAGGGCTGAGTCAACTGTTGAACACCTTCCGCTTGGTTCAGAAGCATTTCAATAAGGACCTGAAATTGGAAGGGGTATTATTGACGATGCTGGACGCCCGGACTAACCTCGGCTTCGAAGTCGTGGATGAGGTCAAAAAGTATTTCAAAGAAAAAGTATACAAGACAATCATTCCGCGTAATGTCCGTTTATCCGAAGCGCCAAGCTACGGGCAATCGATCGTTGACTATGATATCCGTTCAAAAGGAGCGGAAGTGTATCTTGAGTTGGCAAAGGAAGTGTTAGCAGATGGCGAATAA
- a CDS encoding ABC transporter permease, producing the protein MSSKSIPYLLAAPGFILLIVFLVLPLVSIIWPTFFDGNLTFASYSAFFQDSYNVSIFMRTLRISLVVTFFCALFGVPVAYYIARADKKFRSLMMALVLFPLLTNSVVRSFAWINILGQKGVVNNLLLATGIIDAPIPLLYSEFAISIGSIYLFLPLMVITLVGIIENIDTEIMEAAETLGANRLTAFLKVILPLSVPGIIVGSILVFTGTLTAYTTPQLLGGNKNMMLSTFLYQNAMTLGNWTNASVIALIMIVTTLIVMKIFNLIASVIDKRGEEQHA; encoded by the coding sequence ATGTCGTCAAAATCGATCCCGTACCTGCTTGCCGCACCGGGATTCATCCTGCTGATCGTCTTTCTCGTGCTGCCGTTGGTCTCCATTATTTGGCCGACTTTTTTTGATGGCAATCTGACTTTCGCATCCTACAGCGCTTTTTTTCAGGACTCCTATAATGTGAGCATCTTCATGCGTACATTACGGATTTCATTGGTCGTCACTTTCTTTTGTGCTCTTTTCGGTGTCCCTGTTGCCTATTATATCGCTCGGGCAGACAAAAAATTCCGCAGCCTGATGATGGCATTAGTTCTTTTTCCGCTTCTGACCAACTCGGTTGTCCGCAGTTTTGCCTGGATCAATATCCTTGGGCAAAAAGGAGTCGTCAACAATCTCTTGCTGGCAACAGGCATCATTGATGCTCCGATTCCGCTGCTTTACAGCGAATTCGCAATCTCGATCGGATCGATCTATCTGTTCTTGCCGCTGATGGTGATCACCTTGGTGGGGATCATCGAAAATATCGACACCGAAATCATGGAAGCAGCAGAAACTCTGGGTGCCAATCGTTTGACCGCCTTCCTGAAGGTGATCCTACCGTTGAGCGTACCAGGCATCATCGTGGGCAGCATCCTCGTCTTCACAGGCACCTTGACCGCCTATACAACACCGCAACTGCTGGGCGGAAACAAAAACATGATGCTATCGACATTCCTCTACCAAAATGCCATGACCTTGGGCAACTGGACGAATGCCAGCGTCATCGCACTGATCATGATCGTGACGACTCTGATCGTCATGAAAATCTTTAATCTGATTGCATCCGTAATCGATAAGCGAGGTGAAGAACAACATGCGTAA